In Pirellulaceae bacterium, one DNA window encodes the following:
- a CDS encoding glycine cleavage system protein H: MSETLKFMMGEFEAEFPVDLVYAKNHMWARPAESLLRFGFSAYAVRLLQDVYFLDWTVEPATQVAHRQEIGAIESKKAESDLFAPIAGTLVTLNEALLSDPSYINVDKYNQGWLFEMTGATEQLLSAQEYVKHLEAVWEITQRTIKGQLN; this comes from the coding sequence ATGAGCGAAACACTAAAGTTTATGATGGGCGAATTCGAGGCAGAATTCCCGGTCGACTTGGTGTATGCCAAGAATCACATGTGGGCACGGCCGGCTGAATCTCTTCTGCGTTTCGGTTTCTCTGCCTATGCTGTGCGTTTATTACAGGATGTCTACTTTTTGGATTGGACGGTCGAGCCGGCAACTCAGGTCGCCCACCGTCAGGAAATTGGTGCAATCGAAAGCAAAAAAGCCGAGAGCGACCTGTTCGCACCAATCGCAGGCACGCTTGTCACGCTTAACGAAGCGTTGCTTTCTGATCCGTCTTACATTAACGTCGACAAATATAACCAGGGATGGTTGTTTGAAATGACCGGAGCTACCGAGCAACTGCTTTCCGCTCAAGAGTACGTCAAGCATCTGGAAGCAGTCTGGGAAATTACCCAACGGACAATCAAGGGCCAACTTAATTAG
- a CDS encoding coproporphyrinogen-III oxidase family protein: MATDSTKTEVGSYFISNYPPFSLWSESGIPEVQAAMAAPANRVPLGLYLHIPFCRKRCKFCYFRVYTDKKAPQIESYLAALSREIELVSALPCMGDRPFRFVYFGGGTPSYLSVKQLTSLVDRLRANINWEDAEEVTFECEPGTLSEPKIQALRELGVTRLSLGVENFSDEVLKENGRAHLSGEIYRAWDWIVAADYPNINIDLIAGMVGETEENWIDSVRRTIEFSPDSVTIYQMELPFNTVYSKDILGNQVETPVADWPTKRRWVNYAFDELQKQGYSVSSAYTMVKDTTKVNFSYRDNLWQGSDLLATGVASFGHISGVHYQNHPDWDSYLKSLSEAGQLPLARALRPTSHQTLIREMVLQLKKGWLETDYFQQKFGVDIIDHWKREWQAYEDQGLLSLSPGRIELHREGLLRVDGLLPAFFESEHQGVRYT; encoded by the coding sequence TACCGCTGGGTCTCTACCTGCACATCCCCTTTTGCCGAAAGCGATGCAAATTCTGCTATTTCCGCGTCTACACGGACAAAAAGGCTCCGCAAATCGAAAGCTACCTTGCGGCCCTTTCACGTGAGATCGAGCTTGTCAGCGCGTTGCCTTGCATGGGAGATCGCCCGTTCCGATTTGTCTATTTTGGGGGAGGTACGCCCTCTTACCTGAGCGTCAAACAATTGACCTCGCTGGTCGATCGTTTGCGAGCGAATATCAATTGGGAGGACGCGGAAGAAGTCACGTTCGAATGCGAGCCAGGCACGTTGTCAGAACCGAAGATTCAGGCCTTACGAGAACTGGGAGTCACCCGACTCAGCTTGGGAGTTGAAAACTTCAGCGACGAGGTGCTCAAAGAAAACGGCCGAGCCCACCTTTCTGGCGAGATCTATCGCGCTTGGGATTGGATCGTGGCGGCTGATTATCCAAATATCAATATCGATCTAATCGCCGGAATGGTTGGTGAGACCGAGGAGAACTGGATCGACAGCGTACGACGAACCATCGAGTTTTCGCCCGACAGCGTCACGATTTACCAAATGGAATTACCGTTTAACACGGTCTACTCCAAGGATATTTTGGGGAATCAAGTCGAAACACCCGTCGCCGATTGGCCCACCAAACGACGCTGGGTCAATTATGCCTTCGATGAGCTCCAGAAGCAGGGCTACAGCGTCTCCAGCGCCTACACCATGGTCAAAGATACCACGAAGGTGAACTTCAGCTATCGCGACAATCTTTGGCAAGGCTCGGACCTGCTGGCCACCGGAGTTGCAAGCTTCGGCCACATTTCGGGAGTTCATTACCAAAACCATCCAGATTGGGACAGCTATCTCAAATCACTGTCGGAAGCAGGCCAACTGCCACTCGCTCGTGCCCTGCGCCCAACATCCCACCAAACGTTGATTCGTGAGATGGTTTTACAGCTTAAAAAGGGCTGGCTCGAGACGGACTACTTCCAACAAAAGTTTGGAGTCGACATCATCGATCACTGGAAACGAGAGTGGCAGGCCTATGAGGATCAAGGGTTGCTCTCCCTTTCACCCGGTCGGATTGAGCTTCATCGAGAAGGCCTGTTGCGAGTCGACGGTTTGCTGCCAGCCTTCTTTGAATCGGAACATCAGGGCGTCCGCTACACATGA